Proteins from a genomic interval of Aureimonas sp. AU20:
- a CDS encoding cytochrome c oxidase subunit 3 family protein, producing MSGQALHEPFEDLERQRLAAAFGMWIFLATEILFFGSAFLAFSVYRQLHPEGMLAAARETNIVLGSVNTAILLASSVTMAVADKAAEQMRKRETILCLALTAAFGLGFLVVKLFEYREDIAERLVPGPHFALTEPGAQLFFGFYWVMTGIHAIHLTIGIVIVLITIWRIRRGSLAYGRSGFLPSLGLYWHLVDVVWIFLFPLLYLGGRA from the coding sequence ATGAGCGGGCAGGCCCTGCACGAGCCCTTCGAGGACTTGGAGCGCCAGCGACTGGCGGCCGCCTTCGGCATGTGGATCTTCCTGGCCACCGAGATCCTGTTCTTCGGCTCGGCGTTCCTTGCCTTCAGCGTCTACCGGCAACTGCACCCGGAGGGCATGCTGGCCGCCGCGCGGGAAACCAACATCGTGCTCGGCAGCGTCAACACCGCCATTCTCCTGGCCTCCAGCGTCACCATGGCCGTGGCGGACAAGGCGGCCGAGCAGATGCGCAAGCGCGAGACGATCCTCTGCCTCGCTCTCACCGCCGCCTTCGGCCTCGGCTTTCTGGTGGTGAAGCTCTTTGAATATCGCGAGGACATCGCCGAACGCCTCGTGCCGGGGCCGCATTTTGCCCTGACCGAGCCCGGCGCCCAGCTCTTCTTCGGCTTCTACTGGGTGATGACGGGCATCCATGCGATCCACCTGACGATCGGCATCGTGATCGTGCTCATCACGATCTGGCGCATTCGGCGGGGCTCGCTCGCCTATGGCCGATCAGGCTTCCTGCCCTCGCTCGGCCTCTACTGGCATCTCGTGGACGTCGTCTGGATCTTCCTGTTTCCGCTGCTTTACCTCGGCGGCCGAG
- a CDS encoding cytochrome c oxidase subunit I, with protein sequence MTRSLQTPALGGHELPSYLEDGHSLRSWLLSTDHKRIALLYFGSITLFFFVGGAAATLMRLELISPSGRFFSNDGYNRLFTLHGVVMVWFFLVPSIPTTFGNFLLPLMIGAKDMAFPRLNLFSWYLNTVGGLLVIACLVLGGVDTGWTFYTPFSSLFANGYVILAAMAVFVAGFSTIATGINFIVTIHTLRAPGMRWMRLPLFVWTQYATALVIVLATPVLAITLLLLMAERLFGLPIFDPAQGGDPVLFQHLFWFYSHPAVYIMILPAFGVISELVACFSRRRVFGYTAMIYAILGIAVIGFFVWGHHMFVAGMSPLAALVFSFLSFVVAVPSAIKVFNWTFTLYRGQIYFEAPMIYALGFIGLFTTGGLSGLFTASLPVDVHVTDSYFVVAHFHYIMVGGAVSAFFGALHFWWPKITGRMAPDGWARFAAILMYFGFNFTFFPQFLMGYLGMNRRYHQYAPEFQIYHVASSTGAAVLAAAYALPMFYLGWSLIWGRRAEANPWGATGLEWQTSSPPPRENFLKTPQVREQAYDYHPETEAPLHEAPEGRRPHNPQGAGA encoded by the coding sequence GCACTCGCTGCGCTCCTGGCTCCTCTCGACCGACCACAAGCGCATCGCACTTCTCTATTTCGGCTCGATCACGCTATTCTTCTTCGTCGGCGGCGCGGCGGCGACGCTGATGCGCCTGGAGCTGATCTCGCCGTCGGGCCGCTTCTTCTCCAACGACGGCTACAACCGGCTGTTCACGCTGCATGGCGTGGTCATGGTCTGGTTCTTCCTCGTGCCCTCGATCCCCACCACCTTCGGCAATTTCCTCCTGCCGTTGATGATCGGGGCGAAGGACATGGCCTTTCCCAGGCTGAACCTCTTCTCCTGGTATCTCAACACGGTCGGCGGGCTCCTGGTGATCGCCTGCCTCGTGCTCGGCGGGGTGGACACGGGCTGGACCTTCTACACGCCCTTTTCCTCGCTCTTCGCCAATGGCTACGTCATCCTCGCGGCCATGGCCGTCTTCGTCGCCGGCTTCTCGACCATCGCGACGGGCATCAACTTCATCGTCACCATCCACACGCTGCGCGCGCCGGGCATGCGCTGGATGCGCCTGCCGCTCTTCGTCTGGACGCAATATGCCACCGCTTTGGTGATCGTGCTGGCGACGCCGGTTCTGGCCATCACGCTCCTCCTCCTGATGGCCGAGCGCCTGTTCGGGCTGCCGATCTTCGACCCCGCGCAAGGGGGCGATCCCGTCCTGTTCCAACACCTGTTCTGGTTCTATAGCCATCCCGCCGTCTACATCATGATCCTGCCGGCCTTCGGCGTGATCTCCGAGCTCGTCGCCTGTTTCTCGCGTCGGCGCGTCTTCGGCTACACCGCGATGATCTACGCCATCCTCGGCATCGCTGTGATCGGCTTCTTCGTCTGGGGCCACCACATGTTCGTGGCCGGCATGTCGCCGCTCGCCGCCCTGGTCTTCTCGTTCCTGTCCTTCGTGGTGGCGGTGCCCTCGGCCATCAAGGTCTTCAACTGGACCTTCACGCTCTATCGCGGTCAGATCTATTTCGAGGCGCCGATGATCTACGCGCTCGGCTTCATCGGCCTGTTCACGACGGGCGGCCTGTCCGGCCTCTTCACCGCCTCGCTGCCGGTCGACGTGCATGTGACCGACAGCTATTTCGTCGTGGCGCATTTCCACTACATCATGGTGGGCGGCGCGGTTTCGGCCTTTTTCGGCGCGCTGCATTTCTGGTGGCCGAAGATCACCGGCCGCATGGCGCCGGACGGATGGGCGCGTTTTGCCGCCATCCTCATGTATTTCGGCTTCAACTTCACCTTCTTCCCGCAATTCCTCATGGGCTATCTCGGGATGAACCGGCGCTATCACCAATATGCGCCGGAGTTTCAGATCTACCATGTCGCCTCCTCCACCGGGGCGGCGGTGCTGGCGGCGGCCTATGCGCTGCCGATGTTCTATCTCGGCTGGTCGCTGATCTGGGGCCGGCGCGCCGAGGCCAACCCTTGGGGCGCGACGGGGCTGGAATGGCAGACCAGTTCGCCGCCGCCGCGCGAGAACTTCCTCAAGACGCCCCAGGTGCGCGAGCAGGCCTACGACTACCACCCCGAAACCGAGGCGCCGCTGCACGAGGCGCCCGAGGGCCGGCGGCCTCATAACCCGCAAGGCGCCGGGGCATGA